In Streptomyces sp. NBC_00704, a genomic segment contains:
- a CDS encoding cytochrome b/b6 domain-containing protein — translation MNPRPSHSSLPKPGRSAYGLATAVVLVLIPVVVLVGGDQVQAFLNFGAGVLSLVCLTCSVIWGLVAQDRLILNTRQRILAQGIHRVTAVGSIAFLVVHITVKLALEHTVLIAALIPFSLGVKGSAGLIGLGSLAALLMIFVGITGALRNQFAAPAEVAARWRAMHMLAYPALCAALIHGLYAGRAAKPFFMISYELCLVGVMAALALRAAPRPFKRKVADRITGLLGTQDRYEMDGLEASRARVAETGSSSLPGYEGRSGRSPLTDTMSSTRMSPPASPMYDTPATPEPANGFAAAYRAVNTPPRGQQQPYVADQTARMGMPFDLQQATEAIPRADNGGSTSGSWPIPSPPPVGEAPPSAYDPLQDTGFNIPVYGNSGAGGYGSRDVYDTGETNQAYGAYNQNDTYNSGPASEPSPGASFDAPGSGEPWNTPSGGYR, via the coding sequence ATGAACCCTCGTCCTAGTCACAGCTCGCTCCCCAAGCCCGGCCGGTCGGCCTACGGGTTGGCGACGGCTGTCGTCCTGGTCCTCATACCCGTGGTCGTGCTGGTCGGCGGCGACCAGGTGCAGGCCTTCCTCAACTTCGGTGCGGGCGTCCTGTCGCTGGTATGCCTGACCTGCTCGGTCATCTGGGGCCTCGTCGCCCAGGACCGGCTCATCCTCAACACGCGTCAGCGGATCCTCGCCCAGGGCATCCACCGCGTGACCGCCGTGGGCTCCATCGCGTTCCTCGTGGTGCACATCACCGTCAAGCTGGCCCTGGAGCACACCGTCCTGATCGCCGCGCTGATCCCCTTCAGCCTGGGCGTCAAGGGCAGCGCCGGGCTCATCGGCCTCGGCTCCCTGGCCGCACTCCTCATGATCTTCGTGGGCATCACCGGCGCACTGCGCAACCAGTTCGCCGCACCGGCCGAGGTCGCCGCCCGCTGGCGGGCGATGCACATGCTGGCCTACCCGGCACTGTGCGCGGCCCTGATCCACGGCCTGTACGCGGGCCGCGCGGCCAAGCCGTTCTTCATGATCTCCTACGAGCTCTGCCTGGTGGGCGTCATGGCCGCCCTCGCGCTGCGCGCCGCGCCGCGCCCGTTCAAGCGCAAGGTCGCCGACCGCATCACCGGCCTCCTGGGGACGCAGGACCGCTACGAGATGGACGGCCTCGAGGCCTCACGCGCGCGCGTGGCGGAGACCGGGTCGTCCTCGCTGCCCGGCTACGAGGGCCGCTCCGGCCGCTCGCCGCTGACCGACACCATGAGCTCCACGCGCATGTCCCCGCCGGCGTCGCCCATGTACGACACCCCCGCCACCCCGGAGCCCGCCAACGGCTTCGCGGCCGCCTACCGCGCCGTCAACACGCCGCCGCGCGGTCAGCAGCAGCCCTACGTGGCCGACCAGACGGCACGCATGGGCATGCCGTTCGACCTGCAGCAGGCCACGGAGGCGATCCCGCGGGCCGACAACGGCGGCAGCACCTCGGGCAGTTGGCCGATTCCGTCCCCGCCGCCGGTCGGCGAGGCCCCGCCGTCCGCCTACGACCCCCTCCAGGACACGGGATTCAACATCCCGGTCTATGGCAATTCGGGCGCCGGCGGATACGGCTCACGTGACGTGTACGACACCGGTGAGACGAATCAGGCCTACGGCGCGTACAACCAGAACGACACGTACAACAGCGGTCCCGCCAGTGAACCATCGCCCGGCGCGTCCTTCGACGCTCCGGGTTCGGGCGAACCTTGGAACACGCCTTCCGGAGGCTATAGGTGA
- a CDS encoding NADH-ubiquinone oxidoreductase-F iron-sulfur binding region domain-containing protein, giving the protein MNEALPDVPEVRVVGLPQLTSGFDLVERLDLPMHLKVHGPLEPLGGEALAKLSENINLKGRGGAGFPFHKKLRSVAEAAIKRGVRPVVVVNGSEDEPACRKDTVLINRAPHLILDGALLVAEALGARTLVVGVTRESTQRSMEAALAERGLSNGRRSALKAFVQRNPIRMVTGAAASLIRSIDGGPPIPPGRKVSASQNGVGGAPTLLSNAETFAQLAIAARIGPERYGNTGLYDEPGTVMLTVSGAVARPMVIEVPTGVPLRYVLQLAGAPPVPQGVLTGGYHGKWIDAATVNEAIVSRNSLDAVGGALGAGAILPISQETCPLGESLRVAQWLADESAGQCGPCYLGLPAAARGMEDILNGGGPAALEALKQVAKNVKRRGACSHPDGSAMFLESTIKAFTDDLAAHVLGNGCGRPVEGVLPLFEAGMAPAGITSGNAQEESGSSRQKIFVDWTLCRGHGLCADILPEVFQLGADGFPTVAQAKVPQYAEAKALRAVRRCPALALRIEEDTRAQAPARNLPVLSQGRGRRALGR; this is encoded by the coding sequence GTGAACGAGGCCCTGCCCGACGTCCCAGAAGTCCGCGTGGTCGGCCTTCCGCAGCTCACGTCGGGCTTCGACCTTGTCGAACGACTGGATCTGCCCATGCACCTCAAGGTGCACGGGCCGCTCGAACCCCTGGGCGGAGAGGCCCTCGCGAAGCTCTCCGAGAACATCAACCTGAAGGGCCGCGGCGGCGCGGGCTTCCCCTTCCACAAGAAGCTGCGCTCGGTCGCCGAGGCCGCGATCAAGCGCGGCGTCCGCCCGGTCGTCGTCGTCAACGGCAGCGAGGACGAACCGGCCTGCCGCAAGGACACGGTGCTGATCAACCGTGCCCCGCATCTCATCCTGGACGGCGCGCTGCTGGTCGCGGAGGCACTGGGAGCCCGCACGCTCGTGGTGGGGGTCACCCGCGAATCCACCCAGCGGTCCATGGAGGCCGCCCTCGCCGAACGCGGCCTCAGCAACGGCCGCAGATCGGCGCTCAAGGCATTCGTCCAGCGCAACCCCATCCGCATGGTCACCGGCGCCGCGGCGTCGCTGATCCGCTCCATCGACGGCGGCCCGCCGATCCCGCCCGGCCGCAAGGTCAGCGCCTCGCAGAACGGCGTCGGGGGCGCGCCGACGCTGCTGTCCAACGCCGAGACGTTCGCGCAGCTGGCCATCGCCGCCCGCATCGGCCCCGAGCGCTACGGCAACACCGGCCTGTACGACGAGCCGGGCACCGTCATGCTGACGGTCTCCGGCGCCGTCGCCCGCCCGATGGTGATCGAGGTCCCCACCGGCGTCCCGCTGCGTTACGTGCTGCAGCTCGCCGGCGCCCCGCCGGTGCCCCAGGGCGTGCTGACCGGCGGGTACCACGGCAAGTGGATCGACGCGGCTACGGTCAACGAGGCGATCGTCTCCCGCAACTCCCTGGATGCGGTGGGCGGGGCGCTCGGCGCCGGCGCGATCCTGCCGATCAGCCAGGAGACCTGCCCCCTGGGCGAGTCGCTGCGCGTGGCCCAGTGGCTGGCCGACGAGAGCGCGGGCCAGTGCGGTCCCTGCTACCTGGGTCTGCCCGCCGCCGCGCGCGGGATGGAGGACATCCTCAACGGAGGCGGTCCGGCCGCCCTGGAGGCGCTCAAGCAGGTCGCCAAGAACGTCAAGCGACGCGGAGCCTGCTCGCATCCGGACGGTTCCGCGATGTTCCTCGAGTCGACCATCAAGGCGTTCACCGACGACTTGGCCGCGCATGTCCTCGGCAACGGCTGCGGACGGCCCGTGGAGGGCGTTCTGCCGCTCTTCGAGGCCGGCATGGCCCCGGCGGGCATCACGAGCGGCAACGCGCAGGAGGAGAGCGGCTCCAGCCGCCAGAAGATCTTCGTGGACTGGACGCTGTGCCGCGGGCACGGCCTGTGCGCCGACATCCTCCCGGAGGTCTTCCAGCTCGGCGCGGACGGCTTCCCGACGGTGGCCCAGGCCAAGGTGCCGCAGTACGCCGAGGCCAAAGCTCTACGCGCGGTGCGTCGCTGCCCGGCGCTGGCCCTGCGCATCGAGGAGGACACGCGCGCGCAGGCGCCGGCCCGCAACCTCCCGGTCCTCTCCCAGGGCCGCGGCCGCCGCGCCCTGGGCCGCTGA
- a CDS encoding MFS transporter, with product MLAAQFMALLDVFIVNVAAPTIGSDLNASGADLQLVVAGYAITYSVLLITGARLGDRFGHGRVHLVGLALFTAASLACGLARGSAELIVFRLVQGAGSAVMIPQVLSLIQRTFTGEARVRALGVYSAVIAVGAAAGQVVGGVLVSADLLGAGWRPVFLVNVPVGLVLLAVGRRVLPRGGGVGRDAAGRAAREGARGSDWPGLVLLGAAVSLVTVPLVLGQDEGWPWWSWLSLAVGALVFVAFCGYEVRLARRGGSPLIAPRVLRHPGMGLAVLRVMAVMAVNGGFLFVLTLHVQGGLGYSALRAGLTFAPTAVVFGVVGLTWRRWPEPWRRSPATVGFVLTALSVTGVGLAFKGGDHGGAWLFVAYAGVGAGLALAFSPTLTGALAAVRPEDAADASGLLATVTQLGQLIGVAVFGTLFFNRLESLGAPAAYTSAEALLTCMFALATTAVLGAVSGLVLRRR from the coding sequence GTGCTGGCAGCTCAGTTCATGGCACTGCTGGACGTCTTCATCGTGAACGTCGCGGCCCCCACGATCGGTTCCGACCTGAACGCCTCCGGCGCGGACCTGCAACTGGTCGTCGCCGGCTATGCCATCACCTACTCCGTGCTGCTGATCACCGGCGCGCGCCTCGGCGACCGGTTCGGGCACGGCCGGGTTCACCTCGTCGGGCTCGCGCTGTTCACCGCGGCGTCGCTGGCCTGCGGACTGGCCCGGGGGAGCGCCGAGCTGATCGTGTTCCGGCTGGTGCAGGGCGCCGGGTCGGCGGTGATGATCCCGCAGGTGCTCAGCCTGATCCAGCGCACGTTCACGGGCGAGGCCCGGGTGCGGGCGCTGGGCGTCTACTCGGCGGTGATCGCCGTCGGCGCGGCGGCCGGGCAGGTGGTGGGCGGCGTGCTGGTCAGCGCCGACCTGCTGGGCGCGGGCTGGCGGCCGGTGTTCCTCGTCAACGTGCCCGTGGGCCTCGTCCTGCTGGCCGTCGGCAGGCGCGTTCTGCCGCGGGGCGGGGGCGTGGGGCGGGACGCGGCGGGGCGAGCGGCGCGCGAGGGGGCGCGCGGGTCGGACTGGCCCGGTCTCGTGCTCCTGGGCGCGGCCGTGTCGCTGGTCACGGTGCCGCTGGTGCTCGGGCAGGACGAGGGCTGGCCGTGGTGGTCCTGGCTGTCGCTGGCCGTCGGCGCGCTCGTGTTCGTCGCCTTCTGCGGTTACGAGGTGCGGCTGGCCCGGCGCGGCGGTTCCCCGTTGATCGCGCCGCGGGTGCTGCGGCACCCGGGGATGGGCCTGGCCGTGCTGCGCGTCATGGCCGTGATGGCGGTCAACGGCGGCTTCCTCTTCGTTCTGACGCTGCATGTCCAGGGCGGCCTCGGCTACAGCGCGCTGCGCGCCGGTCTCACGTTCGCGCCGACCGCGGTCGTCTTCGGGGTGGTCGGGCTGACCTGGCGCAGGTGGCCCGAACCCTGGCGGCGGTCGCCGGCCACGGTCGGGTTCGTGCTCACCGCACTGTCGGTGACCGGTGTGGGTCTGGCCTTCAAGGGCGGTGACCACGGGGGCGCGTGGCTGTTCGTCGCGTACGCCGGCGTGGGCGCCGGACTCGCGCTCGCCTTCAGCCCGACGCTGACCGGGGCGCTGGCCGCGGTGCGGCCCGAGGACGCGGCGGACGCCAGCGGACTGCTCGCCACGGTGACCCAGCTGGGGCAGCTGATCGGCGTGGCGGTCTTCGGAACACTGTTCTTCAACCGGCTTGAGTCACTTGGGGCCCCGGCGGCGTATACCTCTGCGGAAGCGCTTCTCACATGCATGTTCGCGCTCGCTACGACAGCAGTCCTCGGTGCCGTGTCCGGACTGGTACTGAGGCGTCGCTGA
- a CDS encoding helix-turn-helix transcriptional regulator has protein sequence MAAFLRGRRARVTPGDVGMPPGLRRRTPGLRREEVAQLSGVGVTWYTWLEQGRPINASAQVLDAVARTLRLDPPEREHLYHLAEVPFASPPEALVQSVGAEIQGIIDALAPRPAVVYNSRYDILAANAVYRDLFIAPTAGAAARVPANAMWRLFTVPEEDCPLLFRDRELRMMVATLRASYGLHAGEPAWEDFIAELAQASPPFAQLWASGDVAEPGRRVKAFRHGTVGELRMTSTSLSIDGMPECRIVVYTPDDEETARRTALLRRETTKNPAP, from the coding sequence CTGGCCGCCTTCCTGCGCGGCAGGCGCGCCCGCGTGACACCGGGCGACGTCGGGATGCCGCCCGGTCTGCGGCGGCGCACACCGGGACTGCGGCGCGAGGAGGTCGCCCAGCTCTCGGGGGTGGGCGTCACCTGGTACACGTGGCTGGAGCAGGGGCGGCCGATCAACGCCTCCGCGCAGGTGCTGGACGCCGTGGCACGCACCCTGCGCCTCGACCCGCCGGAGCGGGAGCATCTGTACCACCTTGCGGAGGTTCCCTTCGCGTCTCCTCCCGAGGCGCTGGTGCAGAGCGTGGGTGCGGAGATCCAGGGCATCATCGACGCCCTGGCGCCCCGCCCTGCGGTCGTCTACAACTCGCGTTACGACATCCTGGCCGCCAACGCCGTCTACCGCGACCTGTTCATCGCTCCGACGGCCGGGGCGGCCGCCCGGGTGCCGGCGAACGCCATGTGGCGGCTGTTCACCGTGCCGGAGGAGGACTGCCCGCTGCTCTTCCGGGACCGTGAGCTGCGGATGATGGTGGCTACCCTGCGGGCGTCGTACGGGCTGCATGCGGGCGAGCCCGCGTGGGAGGACTTCATAGCCGAGCTGGCCCAGGCCAGTCCCCCTTTCGCGCAGCTCTGGGCCTCCGGTGACGTGGCGGAGCCGGGCCGACGCGTGAAGGCCTTCCGGCACGGGACGGTGGGCGAGCTGCGGATGACGTCCACGTCACTGTCGATCGACGGGATGCCGGAGTGCCGGATCGTCGTCTACACGCCGGACGACGAGGAGACGGCCCGCCGCACGGCCCTGCTGCGGAGGGAGACGACAAAAAATCCCGCCCCCTGA
- a CDS encoding histidine phosphatase family protein — translation MTAPTRSAASRESGRGRRVILWRHGQTAWNVERRFQGTTDVALTETGVAQARRSARLLASLQPDAIVASDLSRAANTAAELAALTGLAVTHDEALRETYAGSWQGLTHEEIIARHGAQYTAWKRGEPVRRGGGELETEVADRAAPVVLRHAEKLPEDGTLVVVSHGGTIRTTIGRLLGLEAHNWESLGGLSNCCWSVLGEGARGWRLLEHNAGTLPEPVLGDDD, via the coding sequence GTGACTGCCCCCACCCGGAGCGCCGCGTCCCGCGAGTCGGGGCGCGGCCGTCGCGTCATCCTCTGGCGGCACGGGCAGACCGCCTGGAACGTGGAGCGCCGCTTTCAGGGCACGACCGACGTCGCCCTGACCGAGACCGGCGTGGCGCAGGCCCGCCGCTCCGCCCGGCTGCTGGCCTCCCTCCAGCCCGACGCGATCGTCGCCTCGGACCTGTCCCGCGCCGCGAACACGGCCGCCGAGCTGGCCGCGCTCACCGGGCTCGCCGTCACCCACGACGAGGCCCTGCGCGAGACGTACGCGGGTTCCTGGCAGGGGCTGACGCACGAGGAGATCATCGCCCGCCACGGTGCGCAGTACACCGCGTGGAAGCGCGGTGAGCCGGTCCGCCGCGGCGGCGGCGAACTGGAGACCGAGGTGGCCGACCGCGCCGCCCCGGTCGTGCTGCGGCACGCCGAGAAGCTGCCCGAGGACGGCACGCTCGTCGTCGTCAGCCACGGCGGCACGATCCGCACCACGATCGGCCGCCTCCTCGGCCTGGAGGCGCACAACTGGGAGAGCCTCGGCGGCCTCTCCAACTGCTGCTGGTCGGTCCTCGGCGAGGGCGCGCGCGGCTGGCGTCTGCTGGAGCACAACGCCGGCACCCTCCCCGAGCCGGTGCTCGGCGACGACGACTGA
- the rsfS gene encoding ribosome silencing factor, with translation MTATDRSIELIQTAAQAAADKLAHDIIAYDVSDVLSITDAFLLASAPNDRQVKSIVDEIEERLQKELGVKPVRREGDRDARWILLDYVDIVVHVQHSEERVFYALERLWKDCPELELPADAQATRGKAQEHAELQAEEDADAGFGDLR, from the coding sequence GTGACCGCCACCGACCGCTCCATCGAGCTCATCCAGACCGCCGCGCAGGCGGCCGCCGACAAGCTCGCGCACGACATCATCGCCTACGACGTCAGCGACGTGCTGTCGATCACGGACGCCTTCCTGCTGGCCTCCGCCCCCAACGACCGCCAGGTCAAGTCGATCGTCGACGAGATCGAGGAGCGACTCCAGAAGGAACTCGGCGTCAAGCCGGTGCGCCGTGAGGGCGACCGCGACGCCCGCTGGATCCTGCTCGACTACGTCGACATCGTCGTCCACGTCCAGCACAGCGAGGAGCGCGTCTTCTACGCCCTCGAGCGCCTGTGGAAGGACTGCCCCGAGCTGGAGCTGCCCGCCGACGCCCAGGCGACCCGCGGCAAGGCCCAGGAGCACGCCGAGCTGCAGGCCGAGGAGGACGCCGACGCCGGATTCGGGGACCTGCGGTGA
- a CDS encoding LCP family protein has product MNDRYDAGYGDDQYELVGYDEYGQPVYRPIPQVPPRQMPQQPYDDGRQGHQGYPGSQGRQGEQQGYAGQGQQGQQPYGYDPYAAGGPQQTPAHDPYGSYETGRQPAASGYETGPQAPVGYDPYGAATQTPYNPYGQTAAGGQQPRSEQPRTAGQTAYIPQQAGPAETGSFDTGAFATEIPEAGETEAGAFDAGREADDPARAHGRADAPSGDQPDYRTEQFAFVEEQGGDSEDVIDWLNFTENRTERREEAKRRARSRVVALAVVLALVAVGGVGYLWFAGKLPGLSSSSDPDAKTATAGAQKRDVVVVHLHNTGGRGTSTVLLVDNATTKQATTVLLPNSLVLTNDDGATTTLAKSVDDDGSAGTREALDTVLGTSIQGTWRLDTPYLQNLVDLVGNIEIDTDAAVPDPAAKKGQAPLVPKGADRPLSGKMAVAYATYRAPGEPQNAQLQRFGQVMQGVLRKVSSDAQGATVTVQTLAQILDPSLTDKDLGAFLARLAELAKGGDYKTALLPVQNDGTLSAAASASVVKDVLGGTAKSPGKGAAVSVSVQNAGGDKADTEDARVVLLNGGFTFLDAGTPSGTQAASQVLYSDPADKENATEVAKTLGLDAGAVKKGAVSGNADVAVVLGEDYKPSATG; this is encoded by the coding sequence GTGAACGACCGATACGACGCGGGATACGGGGACGACCAGTACGAACTCGTCGGCTACGACGAGTACGGACAGCCCGTCTACCGCCCGATCCCGCAGGTCCCGCCCCGGCAGATGCCGCAACAGCCCTACGACGACGGCCGGCAGGGCCACCAGGGCTACCCCGGCTCGCAGGGCCGGCAGGGGGAGCAGCAGGGGTACGCGGGACAGGGGCAGCAGGGCCAACAGCCGTACGGCTACGACCCGTACGCCGCGGGCGGACCGCAGCAGACGCCCGCCCACGACCCCTACGGCTCCTACGAGACCGGTCGTCAGCCGGCCGCGTCCGGTTACGAGACGGGCCCGCAGGCCCCTGTCGGCTACGACCCGTACGGCGCCGCCACCCAAACCCCGTACAACCCCTACGGCCAGACCGCCGCCGGCGGTCAGCAGCCCCGGAGCGAGCAGCCCCGTACCGCCGGACAGACCGCGTACATCCCCCAGCAGGCCGGTCCCGCCGAGACCGGGTCCTTCGACACCGGCGCCTTCGCGACGGAGATCCCGGAGGCAGGGGAAACCGAAGCCGGGGCTTTCGACGCCGGTCGCGAAGCCGATGACCCGGCCCGGGCGCACGGAAGGGCCGACGCCCCCTCGGGGGACCAACCGGACTACCGCACCGAGCAGTTCGCGTTCGTCGAGGAGCAGGGCGGCGACTCCGAGGACGTCATCGACTGGCTCAACTTCACCGAGAACCGCACCGAGCGCCGCGAGGAGGCCAAGCGCCGTGCCCGCAGCCGCGTCGTGGCCCTCGCCGTGGTGCTGGCGCTGGTCGCCGTCGGCGGAGTGGGCTACCTCTGGTTCGCCGGCAAGCTGCCCGGCCTGTCGTCGTCCTCGGACCCGGACGCCAAGACCGCCACCGCCGGCGCGCAGAAGCGTGACGTGGTCGTCGTCCACCTGCACAACACCGGGGGCAGAGGCACCTCCACGGTGCTGCTCGTCGACAACGCCACGACCAAGCAGGCCACCACGGTCCTGCTGCCCAACTCCCTCGTCCTCACGAACGACGACGGCGCCACGACCACACTCGCCAAGTCCGTCGACGACGACGGCTCCGCCGGGACGCGCGAGGCGCTGGACACGGTGCTGGGCACCAGCATCCAGGGCACGTGGCGGCTCGACACCCCCTATCTGCAGAACCTCGTCGACCTCGTCGGCAACATCGAGATCGACACCGACGCGGCCGTGCCCGACCCGGCCGCCAAGAAGGGCCAGGCTCCGCTCGTCCCCAAGGGCGCAGACCGGCCCCTCAGCGGCAAGATGGCCGTCGCCTACGCCACCTACCGCGCCCCGGGGGAGCCCCAGAACGCCCAGTTGCAGCGGTTCGGCCAGGTCATGCAGGGCGTGCTGCGCAAGGTGTCCTCCGACGCGCAGGGCGCGACCGTCACCGTCCAGACGCTGGCCCAGATCCTCGATCCCTCCCTGACGGACAAGGACCTCGGCGCCTTCCTCGCCCGGCTGGCCGAACTCGCCAAGGGCGGCGACTACAAGACCGCCCTGCTCCCCGTCCAGAACGACGGCACCCTGAGCGCGGCGGCCAGCGCGAGCGTCGTCAAGGACGTCCTCGGCGGCACCGCGAAGAGCCCGGGCAAGGGCGCCGCCGTCAGCGTGTCCGTCCAGAACGCCGGCGGCGACAAGGCCGACACCGAGGACGCACGCGTGGTGCTCCTCAACGGCGGCTTCACCTTCCTGGACGCGGGCACCCCGTCCGGCACCCAGGCCGCCTCTCAGGTGCTGTACTCCGACCCCGCCGACAAGGAGAACGCCACCGAGGTCGCCAAGACCCTGGGCCTGGACGCCGGGGCCGTGAAGAAGGGCGCCGTCTCCGGGAACGCGGACGTGGCGGTCGTCCTGGGCGAGGACTACAAGCCCTCCGCGACCGGGTGA
- the nadD gene encoding nicotinate-nucleotide adenylyltransferase has protein sequence MGEQDMPTGPRNPGKRRLGVMGGTFDPIHHGHLVAASEVAAQFHLDEVVFVPTGQPWQKSHRSVSPAEDRYLMTVIATAENPQFSVSRIDIDRGGPTYTVDTLRDLRALNPDTDLFFITGADALGQILTWRDSEELFALAHFVGVTRPGHNLMDPGLPEGGVSLVEVPALAISSTDCRARVAKGDPVWYLVPDGVVRYIDKRELYRGE, from the coding sequence ATGGGAGAGCAGGACATGCCTACCGGCCCGAGGAACCCGGGCAAGCGCCGCCTCGGCGTCATGGGCGGAACGTTCGATCCGATCCACCACGGACACCTCGTGGCGGCCAGCGAGGTCGCCGCGCAGTTCCACCTGGACGAGGTCGTGTTCGTGCCGACCGGACAGCCGTGGCAGAAGAGCCACCGCAGTGTCTCCCCGGCCGAGGACCGCTACCTGATGACGGTCATCGCGACCGCCGAGAACCCGCAGTTCTCGGTCAGCCGCATCGACATCGACCGCGGCGGCCCCACCTACACCGTGGACACCCTCCGCGACCTGCGGGCCCTCAACCCCGACACGGACCTGTTCTTCATCACCGGCGCCGACGCCCTGGGCCAGATCCTGACCTGGCGGGACAGCGAGGAACTGTTCGCCCTCGCGCACTTCGTCGGCGTCACCCGGCCCGGGCACAACCTCATGGACCCCGGCCTGCCCGAGGGCGGCGTCTCGCTCGTCGAGGTCCCCGCGCTCGCCATCTCCTCGACGGACTGCCGTGCGAGAGTCGCCAAGGGCGACCCCGTCTGGTATCTGGTGCCCGACGGAGTCGTGCGCTACATCGACAAGCGCGAGCTGTACCGCGGCGAGTGA